In one window of Cupriavidus necator N-1 DNA:
- the rplV gene encoding 50S ribosomal protein L22, whose product MEVKAIHRGARISAQKTRLVADQIRGLPIERALNVLQFSPKKAAGIVKKVVESAIANAEHNEGADIDELKVKSIFVDKATSLKRFTARAKGRGNRIEKQTCHITVTLGN is encoded by the coding sequence ATGGAAGTGAAAGCGATTCATCGCGGTGCCCGCATCTCCGCCCAGAAGACGCGCCTGGTCGCTGACCAGATCCGTGGTCTGCCGATCGAGCGCGCGCTCAATGTCCTGCAGTTCAGCCCGAAAAAGGCTGCCGGGATCGTGAAGAAGGTGGTCGAATCGGCCATCGCCAACGCTGAGCACAACGAAGGCGCCGACATCGACGAACTGAAGGTCAAATCGATCTTCGTCGACAAGGCAACCTCGCTCAAGCGCTTCACCGCACGGGCGAAGGGCCGCGGCAACCGCATCGAGAAACAAACCTGTCACATCACTGTGACGCTCGGCAACTAA
- the rpsS gene encoding 30S ribosomal protein S19: MTRSAKKGPFCDAHLLKKVEVASSGKDKKPIKTWSRRSTILPEFIGLTIAVHNGRQHVPVYVTENMVGHKLGEFAITRTFKGHAADKKAKR; encoded by the coding sequence ATGACTCGTTCCGCTAAAAAGGGTCCGTTCTGCGACGCCCACCTGCTGAAGAAGGTGGAAGTCGCCTCGAGCGGCAAGGACAAGAAGCCCATCAAGACTTGGTCGCGTCGCTCGACCATTCTGCCGGAGTTCATTGGCCTGACGATCGCCGTGCACAACGGCCGTCAACACGTGCCGGTGTACGTTACGGAAAACATGGTTGGCCACAAGCTCGGTGAATTTGCGATTACCCGCACGTTCAAGGGCCACGCGGCTGACAAGAAAGCGAAGAGGTAA